The following are encoded together in the Pedobacter sp. D749 genome:
- a CDS encoding PAAR-like protein — protein sequence MAKEYYLNEKVYAYCSNGVVPSTLVSVSNKTVKNKGSLFLNTDSRFFPFSCKYGILIAALLAATIAAVATFTGGFLGVVLLGIIIGYGICTVFTWFSKWQNFHPKVLIDGKNAITNTSFISCPIMGGKITPTYSYSAALAHSGVVLLQTSLDAFLLRSGAVGLQKVFATYSLKMGLSFTAITVLVNYATNEYVVQPISESLTGEKSPDDLASKTKDITGYPLDDDAGAAKSYNDLYRVNSTINAEQQQSADQAASVARNNPVFGERGQAIDEDVRVKNTQINQDKTQAVKDYRKLYEAQAREEGIRGRDVKGDITRQARQSAVRDAALRKEEVRISAENKRAALEAERANAASVARNGELNKSTFPKKVGKVASTIGNFGLNWAGMTALGILSNVNAHNANQWIDGWEKGFNDENVKALGINAVAVNK from the coding sequence ATGGCAAAGGAGTATTATTTGAATGAAAAAGTTTATGCTTATTGTTCTAATGGAGTAGTTCCTTCAACTTTAGTTTCGGTAAGTAATAAAACTGTTAAAAATAAAGGCTCTTTATTTTTAAATACTGATTCTAGATTTTTTCCATTTTCATGTAAATATGGAATATTGATCGCGGCATTATTAGCTGCAACCATTGCTGCAGTGGCGACATTTACTGGAGGATTTTTAGGTGTTGTTTTATTAGGAATAATTATTGGATATGGTATTTGTACGGTATTTACATGGTTTAGTAAATGGCAAAATTTTCATCCCAAAGTATTAATCGATGGAAAAAATGCAATAACAAATACATCATTTATTTCTTGCCCAATAATGGGAGGGAAAATAACCCCAACGTATAGTTACTCTGCTGCATTGGCCCATTCCGGAGTAGTATTGCTACAAACTTCTCTTGATGCATTTTTATTGAGATCGGGAGCTGTAGGACTACAGAAAGTATTTGCAACTTATAGTTTGAAGATGGGGCTAAGTTTTACGGCGATAACTGTTTTGGTAAATTATGCGACAAATGAATATGTTGTACAACCAATTTCAGAATCATTAACTGGCGAAAAAAGTCCTGACGACCTTGCAAGTAAAACAAAAGATATAACCGGATATCCATTGGATGATGATGCAGGCGCTGCCAAATCTTATAATGACTTGTACAGGGTAAATTCAACTATTAATGCCGAGCAACAACAAAGTGCTGACCAGGCCGCTTCAGTAGCTAGGAATAATCCAGTTTTTGGAGAAAGAGGTCAGGCAATTGATGAAGATGTGAGGGTAAAAAACACACAAATCAATCAAGATAAAACTCAGGCAGTAAAGGACTATCGGAAACTATATGAAGCACAGGCCAGAGAAGAAGGAATAAGAGGTCGTGATGTTAAAGGCGATATAACTCGCCAGGCAAGACAATCAGCAGTCAGAGATGCAGCACTCAGAAAAGAAGAAGTACGCATTAGTGCCGAAAATAAAAGAGCAGCTTTAGAGGCTGAAAGAGCGAATGCCGCTTCGGTAGCTAGAAATGGAGAACTTAATAAGTCAACTTTTCCTAAAAAGGTTGGTAAAGTTGCATCTACTATTGGTAATTTTGGTCTGAATTGGGCTGGTATGACAGCTTTAGGAATTTTAAGTAATGTAAATGCACATAATGCCAATCAATGGATAGATGGTTGGGAAAAAGGTTTTAATGATGAAAATGTTAAAGCTTTAGGTATTAATGCAGTTGCTGTTAATAAATAA
- a CDS encoding ammonium transporter, whose protein sequence is MGKFSFKQFAPFAILMIVAIFALFIPLLPNFDEGKYSGPDIAFILIAAALVFLMTPGLAFFYGGMVHRKNVLSTMIKSVVAAGVITVLWTVVGFSLAFGDTIGGFIGNPSTFLFFKGVNSGAPHLQGGADLTIPLSLFAVFQLMFAIITPGLVVGAVAERIRFTSYILFIVLFAIFVYSPLAHWTWHPQGFLFKMGVLDFAGGTVVHISAGMAALAGALVLKRRKSHLEHKEVPPANIPYVLIGTGLLWFGWFGFNAGSALSAGSLAVSAFLTTNTAAGAAGLSWMFFDVARGKKPSVLGFCIGAVVGLVAITPGAGFVSISSSIFIGAIAAVISNLVVSWKQKTSLDDTLDVFPCHGVGGIVGMLLTGVFATKTVNAAGADGLFYGNPTFFITQLKGAVIVIIFSFVVSFVIFKLVNLINPIRVSEEEEELGLDASQHDEKYSQGTLLVEERAIYIEKNSPLTEPIS, encoded by the coding sequence ATGGGTAAATTCTCCTTTAAACAGTTCGCGCCTTTTGCGATATTGATGATTGTCGCAATTTTCGCTCTATTTATTCCACTTCTTCCTAATTTTGATGAAGGTAAGTATAGTGGACCAGACATTGCATTTATACTAATAGCAGCTGCACTAGTGTTTTTAATGACTCCAGGCCTTGCATTCTTTTATGGTGGAATGGTTCACCGTAAAAATGTATTGTCTACCATGATTAAAAGTGTGGTAGCGGCAGGAGTAATCACGGTTTTATGGACAGTTGTAGGTTTTAGTTTAGCTTTTGGTGATACCATTGGCGGTTTTATTGGAAACCCTTCCACATTCCTATTCTTTAAAGGTGTAAATTCCGGTGCACCACATCTTCAGGGAGGAGCAGACTTAACTATTCCGCTTTCTTTGTTCGCTGTATTTCAATTAATGTTTGCCATCATTACACCAGGTTTGGTTGTTGGGGCGGTTGCTGAGCGTATCCGTTTTACTTCTTATATTTTGTTTATTGTTTTATTCGCCATATTTGTTTACTCACCGTTAGCACACTGGACATGGCATCCACAAGGTTTCTTGTTTAAAATGGGCGTGCTTGATTTTGCTGGTGGTACTGTAGTGCACATTTCTGCAGGTATGGCCGCTTTAGCTGGTGCATTGGTTTTAAAACGTAGAAAATCTCACTTAGAGCATAAAGAAGTTCCGCCAGCTAATATCCCTTATGTATTAATTGGTACAGGTTTATTATGGTTCGGTTGGTTCGGTTTTAACGCCGGTTCTGCATTAAGCGCAGGTAGTTTAGCTGTTTCTGCATTTTTAACTACAAATACCGCTGCTGGTGCTGCTGGTTTATCGTGGATGTTCTTCGATGTAGCAAGAGGTAAAAAACCTTCAGTATTGGGTTTTTGTATCGGTGCGGTAGTTGGTTTAGTAGCCATTACACCAGGTGCAGGTTTTGTAAGCATCTCATCAAGTATATTTATTGGTGCTATTGCCGCAGTGATCTCCAATCTTGTGGTTTCATGGAAACAAAAAACCAGTTTAGATGATACATTGGATGTTTTTCCTTGCCACGGTGTAGGTGGTATCGTTGGGATGTTGTTAACTGGTGTTTTTGCTACAAAAACGGTAAATGCTGCGGGTGCTGATGGCTTATTTTATGGCAATCCGACTTTCTTTATCACACAATTAAAAGGTGCGGTGATTGTAATCATATTCAGTTTTGTTGTATCATTTGTAATTTTCAAACTGGTAAATCTGATCAATCCAATCAGGGTTTCTGAAGAAGAAGAAGAACTAGGTCTGGATGCTTCTCAACATGATGAGAAATACTCTCAAGGTACTTTATTAGTAGAGGAGAGAGCGATCTATATCGAAAAAAACAGTCCATTAACAGAACCAATTTCTTAA
- the tssD gene encoding type VI secretion system tube protein TssD, which yields MAFKTRLNLGSKEFDVLQCNFSLNRDVDAKGRPSSGVYGGTIHIEIESTEDTSVIESMVNNQYKPLSGTLVFKKGEEDSKMKELSFEDGYIIQYNEGIAVNDNTPMTLSFVVSARKLKLGNAEHENDWPKA from the coding sequence ATGGCATTCAAAACCCGTTTAAACTTAGGATCAAAAGAATTTGATGTACTACAGTGCAACTTTTCATTAAATAGAGATGTTGACGCAAAAGGCCGTCCATCATCAGGTGTTTATGGTGGTACCATCCACATCGAAATCGAATCAACTGAAGATACTTCAGTAATCGAATCAATGGTTAACAACCAATACAAGCCACTTTCCGGAACACTGGTTTTTAAAAAAGGCGAAGAGGATTCAAAAATGAAAGAATTGTCTTTCGAAGATGGTTACATCATCCAGTATAACGAAGGTATTGCGGTAAACGACAATACCCCGATGACTTTAAGTTTCGTAGTATCTGCCCGTAAATTAAAACTGGGCAATGCAGAACACGAAAACGATTGGCCAAAAGCATAG
- a CDS encoding type VI secretion system Vgr family protein, which translates to MENKLISEINIEDKAILHFASFSLQQAFNDHHYFELRFNHDQMGAPGLVSLDDSRDFVGKTLTASFGYTPEKMQHFAGLVTRVELAQSHGYHGVLIVSGYSPTVLIDRGPDLGSYLDKDLDTIVKLATKDTPANDLTIVANASRKSPIDYLIQYRESDFDFLNRLSGEYHEWFFYDGKQLNFGKPDEQKEVALFYGRDVQNLQYAMEVSPIKYKRFAYNPKQDEMLQSESTGKADGNPDLAHAINASNSMYSKTFNQPSLIRVDNSSDIKSHVENEEKAHISELLKVNASGDNAELGIGTLAEIMMSLRKELSFSTESLGKFLITKIKHDIDGTGKYHNTFEGVVATTERLRVRNYEKPNPDMQLADVLDNDDPQGQGRIKVKFKWECQTNDATEWLRVVSPNAGSGDTGKNRGFHVIPEKGDQVVVAFEEGNVARPVVMGSVYHGKSGDSSGFKNSNIKGMTSRKGSALTFDDLGHHLELGTNKNNFVRIENGPGFITEQADNKITLSTGGKDGSSITLNSNGTIDIVGKVINIQGTDAINANACEMPGTAVNIGTLSETETATVKIEADTVSVKGKTKIDTNGGGGAVISEGGEVKIN; encoded by the coding sequence ATGGAAAATAAATTAATCTCCGAAATCAATATAGAAGACAAAGCCATTCTTCATTTTGCCTCCTTTTCCCTACAGCAAGCTTTTAATGATCACCATTATTTCGAGCTGCGGTTTAATCACGATCAAATGGGTGCACCCGGATTGGTCAGTTTAGACGACAGTCGAGATTTTGTAGGTAAAACCTTAACCGCTTCTTTTGGCTACACGCCAGAAAAAATGCAGCACTTTGCCGGCCTGGTTACCCGGGTTGAATTGGCACAAAGCCACGGCTATCACGGTGTTTTAATTGTAAGTGGCTATAGTCCGACTGTATTGATAGACCGTGGACCCGATTTAGGATCCTATTTGGATAAAGATTTAGATACCATAGTAAAACTGGCTACCAAAGATACCCCGGCAAATGACCTGACTATAGTAGCCAATGCCTCAAGAAAATCGCCCATCGATTATCTGATCCAGTACCGCGAAAGCGATTTCGATTTTCTCAACCGTTTATCTGGCGAGTACCACGAATGGTTTTTTTACGATGGTAAACAACTCAACTTTGGTAAACCCGATGAGCAAAAAGAAGTGGCCTTATTTTATGGCCGCGATGTGCAAAACTTGCAATACGCCATGGAAGTTTCGCCGATAAAATATAAACGTTTTGCTTATAACCCTAAACAGGATGAAATGCTGCAGAGCGAGAGTACAGGGAAAGCAGACGGAAATCCAGATTTGGCGCATGCCATTAACGCCTCCAATTCGATGTACAGCAAAACCTTTAACCAGCCTTCATTAATCAGGGTTGACAATAGTAGCGACATTAAAAGCCATGTAGAAAACGAAGAAAAGGCCCACATCAGCGAATTGCTTAAAGTTAATGCCAGTGGTGACAATGCCGAACTTGGCATTGGTACCCTTGCCGAAATTATGATGAGCCTGCGTAAAGAACTTAGCTTCTCTACAGAAAGTCTGGGTAAATTCCTGATCACCAAAATCAAACATGATATAGATGGAACCGGCAAATACCACAATACCTTTGAAGGTGTAGTGGCTACTACCGAGCGGTTAAGGGTAAGGAACTACGAAAAACCAAATCCGGATATGCAATTGGCCGATGTGCTGGATAACGACGACCCACAAGGGCAAGGTAGAATTAAAGTAAAGTTTAAATGGGAATGCCAAACCAACGATGCGACCGAGTGGTTAAGGGTGGTAAGTCCGAATGCAGGTAGCGGCGATACAGGTAAAAACCGCGGTTTCCATGTCATCCCTGAAAAGGGCGATCAGGTGGTCGTTGCTTTTGAAGAGGGCAACGTGGCCAGGCCTGTAGTAATGGGCAGCGTATACCATGGCAAAAGTGGCGATAGCAGTGGATTCAAGAATAGCAACATTAAGGGCATGACTTCAAGAAAGGGAAGTGCACTTACCTTTGATGATTTAGGGCATCATCTTGAGCTAGGAACTAACAAGAACAATTTCGTGAGGATTGAAAATGGTCCAGGATTTATTACTGAGCAGGCTGACAACAAAATAACATTAAGTACAGGCGGCAAGGATGGAAGTAGCATTACGCTGAATAGTAATGGGACTATTGATATTGTTGGTAAGGTGATTAATATTCAGGGTACTGATGCCATCAATGCCAATGCATGTGAAATGCCAGGCACAGCGGTTAATATTGGTACATTATCTGAAACTGAAACAGCAACAGTGAAAATTGAGGCTGATACAGTTAGTGTTAAGGGGAAGACTAAAATAGATACAAATGGTGGTGGCGGTGCAGTAATTAGTGAGGGTGGTGAAGTTAAAATAAATTAA
- a CDS encoding T6SS effector amidase Tae4 family protein: protein MPLSLPAFNDLRTNYPTTSSDLVKATIGGAVNAAYITNTCVVRMSRAFNYLGVDNNIFTLNTPSWKYTTKQAFQAQEKVKVHVIPKRYAFTKKFETIAGADQKRYCFRVSEFFDYLNHKYNKSNHSLILKSGKFFAQSEIRDFTDKISNKTGIICFKTKFSDATGHFTLWDGYKCLYQDYFLDPRTSEIYLWEC, encoded by the coding sequence ATGCCACTTTCTTTGCCAGCTTTTAACGATTTAAGAACCAATTACCCTACAACAAGTAGCGACCTGGTTAAAGCAACTATTGGTGGTGCTGTTAATGCAGCCTACATTACCAATACCTGTGTGGTTAGAATGAGCAGGGCATTTAATTATTTGGGTGTTGATAATAATATTTTTACCCTAAATACCCCAAGCTGGAAATATACCACAAAACAAGCATTTCAGGCCCAGGAAAAAGTAAAGGTACATGTAATTCCTAAACGGTATGCGTTTACCAAGAAATTCGAAACTATTGCAGGCGCCGATCAAAAACGCTATTGCTTCCGTGTGTCCGAATTTTTCGATTATCTGAACCATAAATACAATAAAAGTAACCACTCACTTATTTTAAAATCAGGCAAATTTTTTGCGCAGTCAGAGATACGCGATTTTACAGATAAGATTAGCAACAAAACCGGCATTATATGTTTTAAAACCAAATTTAGTGATGCAACAGGCCACTTTACCTTATGGGATGGTTATAAATGTTTGTATCAGGATTATTTTCTGGACCCCCGGACCTCAGAAATATACCTTTGGGAATGTTAA
- a CDS encoding TIGR01212 family radical SAM protein (This family includes YhcC from E. coli K-12, an uncharacterized radical SAM protein.) — translation MGTLVDSGIKGYKNYGTHLREKYKGQRVFKVIVDGGFTCPNRDGSKGFGGCTYCNVDSFTPEPSRKNPNIKDQLEEGMLRAKTSYKADKYIVYFQPNTNTYAPVHYLKMMYDEALSVNTEDIVGFAVGTRPDCIDAEKVALLESYTDRFDVDLEMGMESIYDETLDQINRGCSHGEFVAAVELLKDSKLDLCVHTIFGFPWETREQMHGYIHEINRFPQIKFVKFHHLHVVEGSIMGAKYKKDPFKLFSLEEYTDLLCELIPLLRPDIVIQRLFGISDWDLLIAPNWGLNKSAIQTYMDKEIEKRGVVQGSAYFS, via the coding sequence ATGGGAACACTCGTAGATTCAGGTATAAAGGGATATAAAAATTACGGAACGCATTTGCGCGAAAAGTATAAGGGGCAACGTGTATTTAAAGTAATTGTAGATGGTGGATTTACCTGTCCAAACCGGGATGGGAGCAAAGGTTTTGGTGGATGTACGTATTGTAATGTAGATTCTTTTACACCCGAACCATCGCGTAAAAATCCAAATATTAAAGATCAGCTCGAAGAGGGCATGTTGAGGGCAAAAACATCTTATAAGGCTGATAAGTATATTGTGTACTTTCAGCCCAATACCAATACTTATGCGCCGGTACATTATTTAAAAATGATGTACGACGAAGCGCTATCGGTTAATACAGAAGATATTGTTGGTTTTGCGGTAGGTACACGTCCTGATTGTATTGATGCGGAAAAGGTTGCGCTACTGGAAAGTTATACCGATCGTTTTGATGTAGATTTAGAGATGGGGATGGAATCCATTTATGATGAAACCCTTGATCAGATTAACAGAGGTTGCAGTCATGGTGAATTTGTTGCTGCAGTAGAACTTTTAAAAGATAGTAAGCTCGATCTCTGTGTGCATACCATTTTTGGCTTTCCATGGGAAACCAGAGAGCAGATGCATGGTTATATCCACGAAATTAACCGTTTCCCGCAAATTAAGTTTGTGAAATTTCACCACCTCCATGTGGTGGAGGGCTCGATAATGGGCGCTAAATATAAAAAAGATCCTTTTAAATTGTTTTCCCTCGAAGAATATACTGATTTACTTTGTGAGTTAATTCCTTTATTGCGTCCGGATATTGTGATTCAGCGGCTTTTTGGTATTTCAGATTGGGATTTGTTGATTGCGCCTAACTGGGGACTTAATAAATCGGCAATTCAGACCTATATGGATAAAGAGATTGAAAAAAGAGGAGTTGTGCAGGGTTCTGCTTATTTTTCTTAG